In Lycium ferocissimum isolate CSIRO_LF1 chromosome 7, AGI_CSIRO_Lferr_CH_V1, whole genome shotgun sequence, the sequence tatttcttctttctttttctctctcaccAGCAAAAGCCAAAACTCTGGTTAAAGTTTTGtaactcttttgattttttgggGCTTTCTTTTCCTCTTGAGAAAAGGAAAACCTTACAATACATATAgaaaaaattcatatttttataaatatatatttatatatattggtaGTGTTTTTAGTTTGTTTGGTATTTGTGGAAAGTGGAAGCTATGGGTTGTTTCTTTTGTTCTGGTGATCCATCAtcaatcaagaaaagagaaagaaaaagaatccaAGGGAATAATAATCAATATAAAAGAGATGATCAATCAAAACCCAAACCAGGTTTGTGtcttttttatacataaaataaagtTAGATTAATCAAGAATTGTCAATATTGTGCTTTTTGTACATAAAAATATAGTTGGATTAATCAAGAATAGTCAATATTGTGTTTTTGTACATAAAATAAAGTTGGATTAATCAAGAATTGTCAATATTGTGCTTTTTGTACATAAATAAAGTTGGATTAAtcaataattgttgatattgtgctTTTTGTACATAAATAAAGTTGGATTAATCAatagttgttgatattgtgcTTTGTATACATAAATAGAGTTGGATTAATCAAGAATTGTCAATATTGTGCTTTTGGTTTGTGtgtatttggaaaattcaaTGTGGGGTTTGTTGGGAACTGATAAAAGATTGAGTTTTGGCCTAAAAAACTGATCTTTTagtgattcttgatttgtgttGATCTGATTATTTGTTTTTATCATTGCATGTATCtgtgatttgattgttgtttCTTGATTCTTGTTTGTGATTATGCATGTTAAAAAGGGTATGTTGAATTGAAATTCTTGATGTTTTGTTGATTGTtcttagaagaaaagaaaaagtttaattCTTGATGGgtatttttgatttaaaaaaaaaaaaaaaaaagtcggtggttttttaatttgaaagtCTAATTTCTGATTTCTAGGAAACCTCTATTGTACCAGCAATTGTAGACATCATCTGTTGGAACTTTTGACTTTTtggttatttgtttatttatttatattttttttgggatgGTTTTGATGTTGCTGATTGTTGATGTACCACAGAGGTATAATTACCCCTCTTGCTGTAATGCAATTTAAAAgtctctttctttgttttgtcttttgTGCTCAAGaacttctttctttccttttagaTTATGTCATCATTGGTGTACTATTTTGTGAGAATCAGTACATTTTTGGCTTTTACTATACATGTGCTTGTTCAtgtccttttcttcttcaaatggTCCTCAGTTTCTTTCACTCCTCATGGTTTTTGTTGCCTatttgtgtgtgtttttttttttttcggtggTTTAGATACGCTAAAGGCGAGCGAGAATAAAGTTGTGAAGAAGGAAGAGGCTGTAGATGCAAACCAATCTAATTCAACTAGGATGGATGGCGATTGCAGTAGTGTTTCCAGAAATGAGGAAACTGATGGCATTCAAATTAACGGAGTGAATAAGGCACGGCCATTTAAATTTGATGAACTGGTAGCCGCAacagaaaatttcaaagcaGCGTACTTCTTGGGTGAAGGAGGCTTTGGGAAAGTATATAAAGGACGTTTGGCAGATACTGGTCAGGTCAGCTCGACTCCATTGTTTGCACGGCTCTCTTGCTTTTTTGAAACTTTCTTGCATTTATTCTTTCTTTGTACTCATAAATGGTTGAATATAAGGGGTCGTTTAGTTCGAAGATTAGTTATGCTAGGATTAGTAATGCTGGGATTAGTTATGCTAGCATTatttgttatggatgtttggtttgttgtattaaaaatgacacgcattgcataatttctaaATAGGACTAAATAGGGTGTATAAGTATAAGAACAATACTGGTACTGTTAATGCCATGATTTACTATGTGtaagaatagtactgaatagggtGTATAAGTAACTCTACGTAATATAccctaccaaacaacccctaaggATGATTGGTTTTTGCTGAGGCCTTTTTTTTCGCGTGTGTGTGCAGGTCGTAGCCATCAAAAAACTCAACCCTGATGGATGTCAGGGCAACAGGGAATTCATTGTGGAAGTACTCACTTTAAGTATGGCTGACCACCCTAATCTTGTAAAATTAATCGGTTATTGTGTCGAGGGACATCAGAGGGTGTTGGTCTACGAGTACATGCCTCTTGGTTCATTAGAAGACCATTTACATGGTATGCCATACACTGAAGAAATACCATTGAAATTTTTACTTCCcaacaaattttaatttcttttctctgGATAATGTATGTTGCTGCAGACCCTTGGCCAGATAAAAAACGCCTTGATTGGAACACCAGAATGAAGATAGCTGCAGGTGCTGCAAGGGGCCTGGAATATTTGCACGATAAAATGAAACCGCCTGTTATTTATCGTGACTTGAAGGGATCAAATATTCTGCTTGGAGAGGGGTACAATCCAAAGTTATCTGATTTTGGGTTGGCTAAAGTGGGTCCGCTTGGAGACAAGACCCATGTCTCTACAAGAGTAATGGGCACATATGGATACTGTGCACCAGATTATGCTATGACTGGCCAACTGACATTCAAATCAGATATCTACAGCTTTGGGGTTGTTCTTTTGGAGATTATCACGGGCAGGAAAGCAATCGACAATACAAAATCTGCTGCGGAGCAAAACCTTGTTGCTTGGGTAAGATATCTTTTTCTCTAGGTCTTTCCATATGTAAATTTGTGAGGTTAGTTGTTATAGGACATGTTGGTCCTTTATTACTCCAGTCAAAATATCTCTGTCTCTTAAGTCTTGCCATATGTAAATTTGTGTGGTTATGTTGTTATAGGACATAGTTTGTCctttattactccctctatccGAATGTATGTTGCACTTTGATTTTTAGTTTGCCCCAACAAGAATGaaacctttctatatttaaaaacaatttaactaTAAACTTCTCAGTTACCGTTGAtgaatgatttataaccacacaattaTATGTGGCTTGTTTTagaactcttttctttttttcttaatctcCGTGCCTAGCCAAAGTGCATCACATAAATTCGGACTATATAAATTTTACCCTCCCGCATGTGTAATCTAactctggatttttttttttgattggtaATCTAACTCTGGATTTAAATGTGGGCATTAATGCGGAGTTACAAGTGTGAGGATGAGCTAACTAGAGTTAGCTCTGATATTATATTATGTGACAGAGTCCGAGTGTCAACCTAAAACATAAGGCAATGATTGGAGATTTTGAGCGATCCAagacctttttaaatcccatcGAATGCCTTTTATACGTAACAGTTTAGAAGGTCAAGATAGAAGTTCTTAGTCAATAAGTTTACTGCTTCCTACTTGAAAGAATGCCTGTAATTGATTTAAGCAGCCACGAAGAACGGGCTAACTTTTATTAAGAATTGCTCCAATATTTTTCTGGTGTGAAGGTCAAGGTGTACATTTTCCCCCTTCCCTTCTTCCCTGGTCATTTCAAGCATCGCTTAAGAATCTAGTGTTGGTTTAATCAGATTGTTATTGCATTTGTGCCTTTTAATCGTCATAGTTGTTTAGAGTCTTTAGTTCAGAATCCTGATAAGTGACTGGAAAATTACATTATCACACAGATTCATCAAATAAAAATGTAAGAGGTATAGCACAGAAATACGTGCTAGCTTTTTGGACATGATAATCGGGTATATATGGGTTGTAAAATATTCTTGCTTCTGTATCATTGAAACATCTATTCAGCAGCTGTGCCTGATATATTAGATGAAGCCCTTatttggcatgtgtgatatgtCAATTCATATGTTAAATACTGATCATAAGCTTTTACACAGCTACAATTTGATTTCCTTTGGGTAAGGAAAGATGTATTCTGTCAAAAATTCTACTCTATCAATAAAGAAAAGTTGATCTGAACACCATGCTCTGACTTGTTAAGAAACTATTCTTTTCTTTATGTTTAAGACACCTGAAAACAGCTAACAACTATGTGCTGAAACATACTTTCGCTATTTGTTGATATCATATTATTCTAGTTGCTGCTGATTGTTAGTTTAAAgagtaatactccctccgtcccaatttatgtttCTCTTTACTATTTATCCGTCACTCTATCATATCATTCTAGTTGCTGCTGATTGTTAGTTTAAAgagtaatactccctccatctcaatttatgtgtctCTTTACTATTTatccgtcccaaaaagaatgatagctttctatatttaataacaatttaactttaaaatgaccatttacccttaatgagataatttatagCCATATAAATATCTAtggcttattttagatcacaagtttcaagaGTCTTACTTTAATGCTCTAACTCCATAcccagtcaaacaccttcacataaattgggacagaaggaATATTGCCTTTTATGCAACCATATACACATGCCACTTTGGCATGGAATGAGCCCCTAAAACCTGATTTGATAATCGTAAATAGCCTGTGATTGGATCTGACCGATATCCTCCTCGTCCTCTCACCCGAGGGGTAGCGGCTACGGGTTTCCATgtcataaaacaaaaaaaaaaaaaaacgattagACCAGTGAGAAACACCCCTTACAGATTATAGTATTTGAGAGTCCTACTTCTGTTTTGTTCAATCATTACAAGATTCTGCTGATGAAGCTCTTTATTTTAACATGATAACTCTACTTGTGCAGGCGCGACCACTGTTCAAAGACCGAAAGAAATTCCACCAGATGGCAGATCCAGTACTAGAAGGTCATTATCCAGTGAGGGGTTTATACCAAGCTCTTGCAATTGCTGCAATGTGTGTCCAGGAGCAACCTAATATGCGGCCTCTCATTGCCGATATTGTCACTGCTCTCAACTACCTTGCCTCCCAAAAGTATGACCCCGAAACACAGCCTCCTGTCCAAGGATCACGTAGAAATTCGTCTTCTAAAAAATCCAGATCAATAGATGAACAAAAGACCCGTGTTAATGTTGATGGACATGAAAGAACGAATTCAGAGGACTAAATTAAAGAACCAAATTGGTGCCCCTTACTGGTTTTCATCCAGGCTGGTCTCGTCTGTTCACAAATCTTGGATGTTGCTTTTTTGCCTGAATCCGACCTTTTCGGGTTAATGAAGGCTTTTAAGCTAATAGACAACTTGCCTTGTTATCAATTTTTGTTTTACATGATAACAGGTGCAGCTCAAATTCTAACGTAATATAAGCCGAGTTCTTGTTTTGCATGATGATAGTACTCCATTATGTGGTGTAAATGGAAATGCTAGTTAGTGTGTAGATTCAAAGGTATAAAGAGGAcagaaaagatgaaagttaGATGTAGGAGTATTAGCACGAACAATTATCCCATTGTTTCGACCTTCCTTGGTTTTTTAATCTATGAACCTGTTGACTGGTTTATGGTCATTCTTCTTTTGTTGCTTCTAAAATTTAAACTTCTCCTTTGCTTTTTTGAGTGTGTCACTGTTTTGAGGTGGAAAAAGAGACATTTCAGGATGAAGAGAGTAGTATGACAAAGTTGGTTACTGTTACAAGAAAATGGGCCTTCAGCTTCAGCCTATCTTAATTTTCAAAGCTACTAGTGTCCAACATCATACAAGGAAAGCATAGCATGTGAAATTTATAGATTCGTGATAGTGGCTATTTTTTAAGACATGGTTGCAAAGTGGCTATTTGTGAATTTTAGCGTGGCTGTTTTGAGATAGAAAAAGAGATACTTCAGGATGAATAGTAATGCGACACACAAGTGGTTACAGGGAAAATGGACCTCTAAGcctaattcaattctaaaaGCTAATTTTATGAGTCAAAATTGTTTGAGATTATACAAGGAAATAACAAAACAATTTTTCAATTAAGTGGGACAATAAACACCTCTTTTTCCCGGTACGGCGATAATATAACATGGGATAAATCAAGAATGAAGATTGCTGTAATTTTGATaccatattaagaaaataaacagGGTGCGTAACTATATCCGAGACACAAGCTTATAAGGTAAGACTTGTCCTTACAACATACTGATAAAACAATTTCTATTCACCCAACAAATGTTAGACATTTTACGTAAACAAAACGATAGTCCTTTCGAAGTAAAGTCTcattttttgaatgtattttttAGGGAGtaaatcgtttttttttttcaataattttaagTACTTGATTATTCACCATTTTTACTTTATAGAGTATTTTTcatacaatttttaaaaatctaaattttattttaaaaaatggaagaatatatattcaaatttaCACTGAAATTTAAATACTTTGATCCTCATACTCTAAACTCATAAAGTGGGACAAAACAGCACTACTATTTTAATACTCCTATTGAGTATTGAGTTCAGACAGTATGTGATGATAAATCTTGTGGACCCAATTGAAAGAATAAATTAGACGATTATATTTTAACCTCTAACTTTAACACTAGTATTAAAGTACTCCGACTGTAACTTCTCCCTGCACTAAGAGTACACCTTCAAGATTTGAAAACTTACCGCGAGCTTAATAGCACAAAAGGATCTTATGTACAAATGTACAATAATGCTCTGTCCTTTCAATTTAAGcgtcttattttcctttttagtttgtcccaaatAGAGtgtttttttctatatttagtaagttatCCAACCTTCAACGTTTTACATGacaagtttaagaccacaagatttttttttaatttttttttattacatacaaggtaggggaaggggattacaaagttgggattcgaaccctcaccaacaaggtgagcATTCAAGTAACCAACCAACtaagctactagatccctactaAGACCACAAGAATTAAATGACTACACACaactttaatttaagaccacaagatttaaaaatctctctttattttttaaactccgtatacagtcaaactaaaacacttaaattgagacctAGCAAGTAACTTGTTAGCAcccttcttttatttcattttttgtttctttcccaATATGAAACCGAAAGAAATTAAAGCCCACTTCTGCAATCTTCATGTGGGAAATTCTCCCGCCTTACCAACAAACTTAACCGCAAGTTGTAACAAATATAAGAATCAATCACACTTTCATATCAACCCCTTCTTATTAATTCTTTTTCTCCTAAACCTCTTACTCTCTCTAGATAGCAATGCAGAGAAATAAAGATTTGTTCCATCCAAGAAGGAAAATGGAGGATAATATTCTTCCACTCTACTTTAACCACTCCTCAGTTTCTCGTAACAGGCGCATTTCTCTT encodes:
- the LOC132065673 gene encoding probable serine/threonine-protein kinase PBL7, with the protein product MGCFFCSGDPSSIKKRERKRIQGNNNQYKRDDQSKPKPDTLKASENKVVKKEEAVDANQSNSTRMDGDCSSVSRNEETDGIQINGVNKARPFKFDELVAATENFKAAYFLGEGGFGKVYKGRLADTGQVVAIKKLNPDGCQGNREFIVEVLTLSMADHPNLVKLIGYCVEGHQRVLVYEYMPLGSLEDHLHDPWPDKKRLDWNTRMKIAAGAARGLEYLHDKMKPPVIYRDLKGSNILLGEGYNPKLSDFGLAKVGPLGDKTHVSTRVMGTYGYCAPDYAMTGQLTFKSDIYSFGVVLLEIITGRKAIDNTKSAAEQNLVAWARPLFKDRKKFHQMADPVLEGHYPVRGLYQALAIAAMCVQEQPNMRPLIADIVTALNYLASQKYDPETQPPVQGSRRNSSSKKSRSIDEQKTRVNVDGHERTNSED